Part of the Mastacembelus armatus chromosome 6, fMasArm1.2, whole genome shotgun sequence genome, TGAAGGTTTTTAAACTAGCAAGACAAGGACATGATTTGACTGTCACAAGGCCAAACTATATAGTATTACGAAGCTTAAACTCACTTAAAGAGTTACATTCAGACACACACCTAAAGTAATGCTAAATTTTAAAGCTATCGATTGTAATTGTCAAACTTTTAGACACTGTCGTTTGAGCCCTGGAAGTGAGGCACTTTCATTTAGCACAACTTGCCAATACTCTCTCCTGTTCCCTGAGGAAACGTAACATCATGATCCTAGCATTTTTACTACACctttgctctgctctgtttgtgGACGTGCTGAAGATGACCATAAGCACGTCTTCTCTACCATAGTAATGTTTCAACAACTGTCACAAATAAAAGGTCCTCAATCGTGAGAAGCGGTTATTTAATTAAGAGAACTGGGGAAGCTTTTCAGCCTGCAGCAATTTTATCCAAATATTTGTTGTGGTAAAAATGTAGTTTACACTTCACAGGTGTGGCAAACCTGTGTTATATTATATGTCAGTGAAGTCTAAAGTGAAAATATctgtaaatactttttttttgattgatcAGACAaagaatacattaaaaaaaagaagacctCCATAAGAGTTATAGGTGACATTGCAGAAAGTCGCCAGTGTGCTTTACCTATAAACTAGAATGTAAATTTGTGTAACTGAGCTTAAAGTATCAGGGgtgaaaagctgcagtgttaCGTAAAACAACAGTTTGCAAAATTGAAGTTTAAAGTGGACTGACGCAAACAATGGAACACAGCAGACATAAACCTACATTAATAAAGGTGATACAACAGAGATGCTTACTGAGTTGTTCTGAAAGCAGGACTTTTGCTTTTTACTGCATGAACTCAAGAAATATGACACCACTTTATGCAAAGAGATTATAGACACTGCAATGTCCAGGTTCATAGAAAGGAGACTGCTCAGCAGTAAATCTACTTATATTTTATTCTCAATCAAATCAATTCTgaggaaaactccacagggtCGCTCTGTACAGGTTTTATCAGAAGACAATAGTTCATTGAAAGGGGAAGACAACATAGGAAGTACTTTATCATCTAAGCAAGAAACATCAGTTTTGCTAAGTCACTGCAGCAAGTCAtgtctagaaaaaaaaatggcttgCAAAAAGCCTTCTCTTAAGACTTACACCGGTTTAGTGCCACAAGTAAAAGAACAAATAGAAACAGCATAAAGCATTTAGTACTGTGATTTGAGTGAAAATAAGTTTGAATTAGTATGAATTTCATGTGTGTGATCATGGTAACCCtcacattaatatatttatcaGTGACAGGAAAATTAAGGGCAAGAGTAAAGAAGGCTCAAAcgtgcagagaaaaaaaaaaagcctagtAAATATGCTAATATGCCTTGATTACTTTACCAGGCCTCTGCTGATGCTCCTCGTTCAAATACTAATTTATTCCCTTAATCTGACATTTAAATAACAACAGTATTATAAGAAGTATTTTAACTTATGGACAGAACAACCTTAGCCAAGGATCAGCATGGTCATGTCTCTACTCATAATGATCGTCACACTgcagtatattaaaaaaaacccttGTTCAGATGTGTTAGTTGACGAGACACTGTCAGAACTCACAACACTCCCATCATCATTCTGATATAGCTTTAACGCATATAAAATTATTAATAGCATTCCTCTGTGTACAGTAAAAAGTGACTTACTTGTCCACAAGTGTCCTGATGACAGCCAGTGTGTCCAGCACCAGGCCATCCACATTCTGCTTTTTCCTTCGTGGCTCGTGTGGCCCTCGCCCTCGGCGCGGTGGCCTGACTGGGTCCCTGGGCCGACTGCTCTGAGCCTCTCCAGTATCAACACCCACTCCTGTACCATGATCCACTCTCCTAGCGTTTCCTCGCATGACCCTCGATGACCCATGGTGATGGTCCTCCAAGTCACTATCGTCCcggcacacacagctgttaCCCATGGTTCCAGTGCCGGTGACCACGCTGACAAAGGTCTCCCAGAATGGAGGAAGGGAGTTtgaggaggaaaggaaaagcaGAACCTGTGCAAGGCTCCTGCAGGCGCAGAAAGTGATCCAGGTGGCTACTATCATATCATTTGGAGAGCCTGGTTTTGTGGGATTCTTGTCCCAGTGGGCTGGGTGGTTTCAGTGACAGTGTAAATGATCATACTGTTGCCAAGCAGAGATGTGAGATTGGCCTGGGAGTAATGATATATGGCTAGTTAAATGAACCGGGGCAGGTCAAGTGATGCGATGAAAAACGCTCTGAACATCATGGAAAGCACAAAATTCAGGTTCAGCTGTTATAGTGGCTTTGCATAGCTGTGAAAGCAACATCAGAAGACAAATATGAGACTCTGCCCCTGAGTTTAGTCAGTCAGAACTGTATGTTTTACTCTTCAACACTGTAAGCAATTAGCTAAACCCAAGATCAGCTGAAGTAATGCACCCATCAAGAGTCACTTAtaaccagaaaaagaaaactagtAAGAAAACTAACAGCCATTTCGCCAGTCATTCTCAAGTAAAGTATAGGGGTTACTATACAATCTCTATAAGATTTAAGTTGGCACAGGATTATACACCACATTTCTGAGACATTTTCATACTGTTGACAAACAAGAGCTTTTCagttaacgttagctagttAGCCAGCTAGGTTGGATACACGTCAATCAGGCATTGTAACGTTAGCTGTGCCAAATTGAAACTACTAGCACGTATTCATTACTAAACcataatgatttcatttttgcCTGGACACATACTTACGGTGCTGCCGCTTGAGATCCCCCAGTATTCAAACGCAGGCGAGCCAGAATACAGTAAttaccaaaacagagctaagtAGCGTTAGCCGTATGCTAGTTAACCGGCTAATGCTAACTGTTAGCCGGTTAACTGGACACTCCTCTGGTTCTACTGTGAAACTACAACTAGATAGCCAACGGGAATCACAGTCAACTAAGCGTGGTTCCCAAACGGTGGATAACTATGAGGATACATTCACATTACCCGTGTATGATCCGCAACACTCCTCTGTGAAGTCTAAATCAGCACATTCATATGCCACTTAACCAGGACTTCCACACATTTAACGACGCTATACCGCTAAGTTCCGTAGCCCAGGCAGCTAACGGTGAAGGCTGGCCATGATcagctgtgaggaggaggaggaggaggaggaggaggaggaggatttcTGGTGAATACCACGTCAGAGACAAAGTCCCCTCTTTCCTAAATGATACAAAacctttctttcattcattgtCCATGTTGAATTATGTTACCTAGTATAGGctcatatatttttgttttgtataggGATGTACATTGCTAAAAGCTATttttgaagagaaaaacatgcaaattacTCCTAATCATCAGAGAACTAAAAATTATACAAGCAACAACTTGGCTACTCTACATTTCAATTAGATTACATGCAAAGTtacaatattaaaaatagtTACTGTGTCTTCATGAACTGCAAGAGAACTTGTAATAACAATGCAACTAAACTATTTCCTTTTGAAATGTAAAGTGCTCTTATAAAATCAGTAGCCATTCACTGTGATACAATCTGAGTCTACAGTGTATCACACGTAAGACATTGAATCTGACTTTATCTTGGGGCTGTGTAATGGGATAATAAGATCAAAAGATTAATGATCAGTGTCGCACTGAACAGataaaaaagatgtttaatgCTATTTAATGCttaatgaaatgtttaattgCTAATCAAAAGGTTTGCTTTATTAACACTaaagtaataatattaaatcatcacatcacatcaaagTCTCAGGTCAGGGAATGAGTATAATACAGAGGAAGTGAAGGTGGGCTGGGTTAAAGTTAGACTAGAATCATCACAAATGTGTCTTAACAACAGAATCTGGCCATCTGCCCTTCCAGTGATGTGATGGCAcagttaatattattattattgaaaaaagtgaatttGGTAAATTAAAGTATCCACGATAAGCAGTGTAACACATGTGacaatccaaaacaaaacaaatctgctgAAGGGCTACACGCTGGACAGATCACTGAAGTGAATAATATTAACAAATTACAAAGTGGCTGatgttcaaaataaagtgtttaTAACAGTTTCAGAAATGAATAACTTAACAGGTTCAAAACTGTAAATCTGACTAAAATGTTACTTGCTTTTTATCAAATAGGAAGGTTGTACATACACTGAATGTGCATTCTTCTGCTATTAACTCTGAGTTACTCAAATATAGAATTCACATGGACTGAAATTGTTACCAAGCCTAAAGGTTTTCACCAAGTCATCTATACATTTAGATAGTGTGCTGTAAACTGGGACAGTCGTACACCCTGTTTCGATCTAGGGCTGTATTGAAGGTGCTGTCACAAAACATCCCACTCTTGGCTAGGTCCTCAGAGAATCTTTGTGATTTAGGGTGGAAGGTACATGGTGCACTTTCAAAGGTTGGAGGGAAAAGACCATAGTCACTGGAAGTGGTCCTGTACAGGGGATTCTGGGCCTTTAGCCACAGCACTGGCAGTACTTCTTTGGCTGCAGAAGTCATCATGCAGGAGAAAACTGGGTTTCCAGGACTGgcacatgtttttttgttttctacctgCTGTTCTTGAGACAACGCCATCATTGCAGAACCTATATAAAAATCAGATTTAGTACAAGATTACACAAAATAAAGTATGTCTTTtttgtaaaagtaaaactgactgAATCAGCTgttgtctttcattttgttttgcccGTTATCACCTCTAAAATCACAATTAACATCTAAAGCTTTATGTAGAAAATAATCAGTatcatattcattcattcattatctatattCATTATTCCTagttagggtcacagggatctgccgGAGCCAGAGTATCATATTTAATGACAATAAATTATTTAGTCAAGGACAAGATAAACTTTAACGCTGTACAAGTCATTTACAAAGACAAGTGCAGTGTTCTCAAGCAACTTTTATATTAGAAAAAAATTGGAGGTTTCACAATAACCCgaaatttaatttttgtttattttacacctACTAGAGGTAAAATCTAAACATCAATATATATTAGAGTGTTTATTTCAAAGGTATGTTACAAAGTCTTTTTCAGATATAACGTTAAAGTGTGATTTCTTTGTCAAGCTTTTTGCTAAAGCTAACTGTCGACCTAAATCTACTAACGCTAACGCTGAAGTAAATCGACGTTAGCTGGCGTGTCCAAATTTACTGTTGCAAAGGGCTAAACACGTTGCTGCTCCCAGTCTATAACCAACTCCATATAGTTACCTTTCATAGTTACCAGCACACCAGCGAAACAGTCAGCTTTATCTCTGTCCGGTTATTTTGGCGAGATCAAAGCACAGAGAACAAGCCTCTGGTTACCATGACAACCTTGAAACGTTAGCGTGACGTCCGGTGAAATTCAAGGTTACAAACAGTAATTTGACACAATCACTTTACCATATCTTTTTTTACGTCTTTATGTTTCTAATGCTAGTCACTGCCAtgaaatcaacattttttcTTACAACGTTCATACACAGACATTATGTTATTTTACTGATGCTGTTAGTGTTATCGATATCAATTTTGCCTAGGACTGAAACAACTTTAATGCAGCATTTTCTAGAGCACTTGAAGGCACCGTTGTCTTACGTCATCACCGGGCGTCAGGTTTAACGTTTAATTACGGCGCCTGTTTTGAAACGGTGACTGGTCTTTACAAATCCCATATAAAACCTGAGTCTTCACAGCTGTTGTTTTTCCGCAGTGTATTGGAATTAACTTGAGGCTAACTGGGTCAGAGGAGAAGACCTGAGCAGTTGGATATTGTGTCCTGCTCAGACGATGGACAGCGAAATCCAGAGAGATGGGAGAGTCCTGGACCTTACTGATGATGCCTGGAGGGAAGACAAGCTGCCATATGAGGATGTCACCATTCCTCTGGTAAATGCTGTGGCGTTATATGTAGATTAAAGTTATTGTTTGTAGCAGCCAGTGTCAGGTGCCGGGGCTTCTCTGGCATTGTCAAGAAGCATTTGGTATTGTTGTTAAGGGAGAGGTTACTCGAAAACTGTTGATCATTCAGTTTATAGAATCCAGATGTTGTTTTCCAACATATCTGACAGTTGCGAAACTGTGGAGATTATGAGATCGTACTTCCTAAATGTTTGGCGCTAACATGCATCACTGCACAGTATCTtagacaaatgacaaatcttaTAAATTCCAGTAGGAAGCAGCCCGAAGGTACTGTAGCGTATGGGGTGACAGAAAGTGCAATTTGATCTACTTTCACGTGCAGATTTTGTATGCAGATTAAATTATCTAAGCCCAATGAAGAGCTTTCCAGGTAACGAGGAAAAGAAAGCCCTACTAGAACAAGAAGTTCAAATCTAAATAAAAGTTTTTCAGGATCAAAACATCTATGATGTGTGTGGTTCAGGCTTTAAATACACTCATACCTTGCTACTTGGTTTGATAATTAAACGCCAAAAGGTCATACTGTTATACCATCAtactgacagaaaacagcatGCACTGAGACAGCTGTAACTCAAAAGCTCCTGCTTCTTTATTCATGGCGTCTTGTCTTGCATGTTTCCTTTTAGAGCGAACTGCCTGAGGCTGAGCAGGACAATGGAGGGTCCACAGAGTCCGTAAAGGAACAAGAGATGAAGTGGACAGATCTTGCCCTGCAGAGCCTGCATGAAAGCACACCAAGCACTGGAAGCTGAGACTCAGGTGGAATCTGAACGAGGAACTAAAATACACATGCAAATGGACAGTGCATTCAGACCCATGTAATCCATTGTCTTTTTATCATCACATTCTTTATTGAAGGATTTGCAGTATGTTCCAACAGAAATGAtgcacaaatatattttgataCTTGTGAAACGCCATAAATTGGAAAAAGTCACATCCAAATGCACTGCCTTTTTTGGCTCTGTTGTATGACACATtattgaggtttttttttttttttacaaaaccacTTAATCATCTTaaattaatgtttgtgtgtgttgaatcGTAATAGAAGCACAGTGCATGCATGTACTTCTGTGGTTCTGTGTAAAACTATTGCTTactaaaaaaaatcctgttattTCAAACTATGTAGGCATAAAGACAATGCTTTTGTTATGctaatttgcatatttataGTACCCTTGACAGTGGAGGAATACAGGTTGCATCCACATCTAGACAGATCTGCAACAAAACCAAGACTTTGAAAATTACATATTGTCTCTTCTTTATCttagattttaaatttatgCTCCAGATAACTGCGAATGTAGCTCAATCAACATGGTCTTCACTCAGGCCTTTCCAAAAATCTGAAGAGTTTAAAATCAGAAGAGCATATCTTGACTGCAGTTCCCATCATTACTCTGTCTGTGCAGCCTCTGCCATGAGCTTGTGGATGTGGTCATGTGGCCCTTTCCCAAGCAGGGCTGAGGGGTGTCGGTAGGAGCCCCCTAGGCGATCCCAGAGTGTGAAGTATTGTCCATAGTTGTAGTTGAAATAGAGGTGGTGGTCTACATGATGAGCAGCACCATTGATGAGAAATATCAGAGGGCCAGGGATGCGATAGTCTCCATCGTGTATGGAAATGGTCCAAATgttgacaaagacaaagagaaaaaggtaTACCACCTGTAATGGAAACATCCCAAATGTCACTTAAAACATTTGACAGTTAAGTGGCAAAGTTTGCAGAATTTTGATAACAGtaacttttaaaattaattttccatgtattttttaaagtcaACATGCCATCAAAATGTGTCCACTTTTGTCTTAATCATTCAACTCAAGTGGAATTTAACTCAGTGTCGTGAGTGATGCTTGTACACCCATATAGTACAGAGTGAAAAACAGATCAGCACCTTGTGGAGGGGGAAGATGAAAGGGTAGATGTGGTAGGGTAAGCTCTGCAGGAAGCCGTCAAGTGGGTGGAAGGCATGGCTGGCAAATGGTGTGGGGATCTTAAATATATGGTGTTGCTTATGTAAGTGCTGAGGGGGAGAAACACAAATCTGAATTTTAGGACTTTTTAtcaaaataagcaaacaaatatacaacagtaaacatcataaatgtgcatttaaaagaTTTGTTGCCATTTGATGGCAGCTATAAGCAGTATATTGACATGCAAATTTACACAGCTTCTTGATTTGGAGTCTTATTCATATtgaataataatgattaataaTGTAAGAGATCCTTTTAGCTTTGGCCTCTACCATTTATTGAAGCAAAACAATGAGCTTTAAGTTATTAAAACACTTAATGGAGCAGAGAGGAACTGCGTTTGTAATTCTCTGTTAGCTCATCACTACAATCAACCCCTTACCTCTTAAACACAGTCATTTGGTTTATTGTTAATATATGCTATATTGTTATATTGGTATATATTGGTATTTTGTTAATACACAAGTATTCATTTAGCCAGCTTTAAGATAGCCAGTCTGAAGATCACCTTGTAAAGGCTCTTATGGTGCAAACACCGGTGGATCCAATAGATGCACATGTCAATAAAGAATAAGAAACCAGCAACGCTCAGGAACACCCCAGGCCagcctgaaacagaaacaaaccagTACACTAATGTGTTTCATCAggattaattattttatgagCTGTTCATCATATACAAGGACTTTTGTATTCGTGACAGGATTCATCTCATTTGCCAATTATATTACATATCAGACAATCTTtggaataaacatttttaatggatCAAAGTTTACTAGGACCCTGGCTTGGGTTTTAAGGTGTAAGGAAACTTTTCTCACCCAGAGAGGAATTGCTGATATTATCATAAAGTTTGCTG contains:
- the LOC113132394 gene encoding lathosterol oxidase-like yields the protein MDHVLNTADHYFFTPYVYPASWPVDGALRQIISLWVVTCLGAQLIYLGFGALNFYYVFDHKLMKHPQFIKDQVRQEIQLGTVSIIWMSFPTVALFFWEVRGYSKLYDNISNSSLGWPGVFLSVAGFLFFIDMCIYWIHRCLHHKSLYKHLHKQHHIFKIPTPFASHAFHPLDGFLQSLPYHIYPFIFPLHKVVYLFLFVFVNIWTISIHDGDYRIPGPLIFLINGAAHHVDHHLYFNYNYGQYFTLWDRLGGSYRHPSALLGKGPHDHIHKLMAEAAQTE
- the pierce2 gene encoding uncharacterized protein C15orf65, which gives rise to MKGSAMMALSQEQQVENKKTCASPGNPVFSCMMTSAAKEVLPVLWLKAQNPLYRTTSSDYGLFPPTFESAPCTFHPKSQRFSEDLAKSGMFCDSTFNTALDRNRVYDCPSLQHTI
- the anapc13 gene encoding anaphase-promoting complex subunit 13 → MDSEIQRDGRVLDLTDDAWREDKLPYEDVTIPLSELPEAEQDNGGSTESVKEQEMKWTDLALQSLHESTPSTGS